Part of the Scylla paramamosain isolate STU-SP2022 chromosome 15, ASM3559412v1, whole genome shotgun sequence genome, tatatatatatatatatatatatatatatatatatatatatatgtcttcattttctttggaGCCTGTAGCTATAATGATTTTCACTTGTATGTATTACTGTATAACAATGTGACAAACAAATCATCAAATCATATAGTAGACAACACGCGACACCCCTTTAGTGTAGTCCCTCTAGCACTCCCGGAAAGTCCCACGCAAGGTGCCATGTAAGCGTGCCACGGCATCATACAACGCGCTTCCCCAGTGTGGAATGCCCCGCCTAAAGGTTTATAAGGCGAGGCTCAAAGGTCACCAGCATCACAGTCTTCACTGACAGAGCCAACATGAAGACCTGCCCTCCCTTTCTGGTGGTGGCGATGCTGGCGGTGTCTTGGGCTGCAGCTGTCCCTCTCCAGGACACGCACAACCTGCAGGACATCCACTCGGAGGAGCAGCTGCAGGCCTATCTGGAGAACAATCCCTCTGCGGTGCGTGAGCTGTACCCAGACCTTCTCCGTGAAGCCTCCCAGGTATTGATGGTCGTTGACCCCTACACGCTTGTGGAGATGCTGAGGAGACAAGAAGAGGCTGTCACACTAgagacgcaggaggaggaggaagagaaggaggcacAGAGAGTAACACAGGAGGACCAGAAGGACGAACACGACCGCAGGAAGCGACAGGTCACCTTCGGCGTTGGGATGAACCGCGGGTAAGAcattctttacctctctctctctctctctctctctctc contains:
- the LOC135107345 gene encoding uncharacterized protein LOC135107345; the protein is MKTCPPFLVVAMLAVSWAAAVPLQDTHNLQDIHSEEQLQAYLENNPSAVRELYPDLLREASQVLMVVDPYTLVEMLRRQEEAVTLETQEEEEEKEAQRVTQEDQKDEHDRRKRQVTFGVGMNRGPYGKDYRANVGYQRRFNNGRSSFGVHGHRNWGASGRSHGFGISFSHRFGR